Proteins encoded in a region of the Leptolyngbya subtilissima AS-A7 genome:
- a CDS encoding sigma-70 family RNA polymerase sigma factor: MQLRTTVIELFSTFIRFSGDRFDGWVSDWRLKKGMADHLTRADQAIQSEDFWALYWHQRWQSDISSQAEAHLQAYLQEPCYWAARRITERFVQGQWTLADGFQTAIAHTPSILKRYKPDYGSSLSTYAQTAFSNVIRDHLRQQHEANICSDWGLLRRLSQAQLQRSLGFAGVPQTESAILIWQCFRAVCLPDPQRPVKALPPPTPDQIAQMAERYNQQRVQLSPIPPRLGAEDLVVSLQQVVQAARAYLAPPIISLNQSQFDQAGQEQLDTLSSDDSPMNRLLANEAYAEQQRRVQQLEAVLGGAIAALTLADQTLLQLYYRGGLTQAAIAQQLQMQQYQVSRRLSRVRQQLLVNVAQWSQKTLHITLDSAVLASMSDAIHEWLQRHYQNTAEDLDELGV; encoded by the coding sequence ATGCAGCTACGCACCACGGTGATCGAACTTTTTTCAACCTTTATTCGGTTCTCGGGCGATCGTTTTGATGGTTGGGTCAGCGATTGGCGACTGAAAAAGGGGATGGCAGATCACCTGACTCGGGCAGACCAAGCGATACAATCGGAAGATTTTTGGGCATTGTACTGGCATCAACGTTGGCAGTCCGACATATCTAGTCAGGCAGAGGCTCACCTCCAGGCTTATCTGCAAGAACCCTGCTACTGGGCAGCCCGACGGATCACAGAGCGCTTTGTCCAGGGGCAATGGACTTTGGCCGATGGGTTTCAAACGGCGATCGCCCATACTCCCAGTATTCTCAAGCGCTATAAACCGGACTACGGCAGTAGCCTAAGCACCTATGCCCAGACTGCGTTTAGCAACGTCATTCGTGATCATCTGCGGCAGCAGCATGAGGCCAATATTTGCAGCGATTGGGGCCTGCTGCGCCGCCTCAGCCAGGCACAGCTCCAGCGATCGTTGGGGTTTGCAGGGGTGCCCCAAACGGAGTCTGCCATCCTAATATGGCAATGCTTTAGAGCGGTTTGTCTGCCCGATCCCCAGCGACCGGTGAAGGCTTTACCTCCGCCGACTCCCGACCAGATAGCCCAAATGGCTGAGCGCTACAACCAGCAACGGGTTCAGCTCAGCCCAATACCCCCCCGGCTCGGGGCTGAAGACCTGGTAGTGAGTCTTCAGCAAGTGGTGCAGGCGGCTCGTGCCTACCTGGCACCGCCGATCATATCGCTCAATCAGTCCCAGTTTGACCAGGCTGGTCAAGAGCAGTTAGATACCTTGAGTAGTGACGATAGTCCCATGAACCGGCTGCTAGCGAATGAAGCCTACGCCGAACAGCAGCGGCGGGTGCAGCAACTGGAGGCCGTGTTGGGAGGTGCGATCGCGGCGCTAACTCTAGCCGATCAAACCCTGCTGCAGCTTTATTATCGAGGGGGGCTAACTCAAGCGGCGATCGCCCAACAGCTGCAAATGCAGCAGTATCAGGTGTCGCGTCGGCTCAGTCGGGTGCGCCAGCAGCTCTTAGTCAATGTGGCCCAGTGGAGTCAAAAAACCCTGCATATTACCCTTGATTCCGCCGTATTAGCCAGTATGAGCGACGCGATTCACGAGTGGTTACAGCGGCATTATCAGAACACAGCAGAGGATCTCGATGAGCTTGGTGTTTGA
- a CDS encoding DUF1822 family protein, with protein sequence MSLVFDNPVQPVLAMSPDLALWQQCQSITDPAARWRVYLHRLGLEALRGWAQDEINQSIHPWPADAVDLWQWVDGLALVLGDRRLVVILSEAIDATSLAVPQEWVDIPDWAADYYVAAQVDVDEQRLALWGYGTYAQVKIQGQYEPRDRTYSLSANDLIQDFSVFWVAQQLEQPQTIALPDLPPLSEAQAERLIERLAGALEPRLDMPFEQWGALLKNTRWRRQIWQQRQGIASVDISDWVRQLFAPSWRSLASLLPQTPALGFRSVGISPGMISRGKAIFLNPPGFYLVLGVRVEIADDDRRSISIQLFPSTADILPGGIILALDLPETEARLQTVQAGDRDNYIQLPSFRCPLGQQFRVRVQLGDAMVQEDFIS encoded by the coding sequence ATGAGCTTGGTGTTTGACAATCCGGTGCAACCCGTACTGGCGATGTCGCCCGATCTAGCGCTGTGGCAGCAGTGCCAGTCGATTACAGATCCGGCGGCCCGCTGGCGGGTCTATCTGCATCGGTTGGGGTTGGAGGCTCTGCGCGGTTGGGCGCAGGACGAAATTAACCAGTCAATTCACCCCTGGCCCGCCGATGCGGTTGATCTCTGGCAGTGGGTTGATGGGCTGGCCCTGGTGCTGGGTGATCGCCGCCTGGTGGTGATCTTGAGTGAGGCGATCGATGCCACATCGCTGGCGGTGCCCCAGGAATGGGTCGATATTCCGGATTGGGCAGCGGACTACTATGTAGCGGCTCAGGTGGATGTTGACGAGCAGCGGCTGGCACTGTGGGGCTATGGCACCTACGCCCAGGTGAAAATCCAGGGGCAATACGAGCCGCGCGATCGCACCTACAGCCTCAGCGCAAATGACCTGATCCAAGATTTTTCTGTTTTTTGGGTAGCTCAACAGCTCGAACAACCCCAAACCATTGCACTTCCCGACCTTCCCCCTCTCTCAGAGGCCCAGGCTGAGCGGCTGATCGAGCGGCTAGCCGGGGCTCTCGAACCAAGGCTAGATATGCCGTTTGAGCAGTGGGGGGCGCTGCTTAAGAATACCCGCTGGCGGCGGCAGATCTGGCAGCAGCGGCAGGGCATAGCGTCGGTTGACATAAGCGACTGGGTCAGACAACTATTTGCACCGAGTTGGCGATCGCTGGCCTCGCTGCTGCCCCAAACCCCGGCGTTAGGGTTTCGTTCTGTGGGCATCAGCCCTGGGATGATCAGTCGAGGCAAAGCCATTTTTCTTAACCCCCCCGGTTTCTATCTGGTGCTGGGGGTGCGGGTGGAGATAGCGGACGATGATCGTCGGAGCATTAGCATCCAGCTTTTTCCATCCACGGCGGACATATTGCCAGGGGGCATCATCCTTGCTTTAGATCTGCCAGAAACCGAAGCGCGGCTGCAAACGGTGCAAGCGGGCGATCGCGACAATTACATTCAGCTACCGAGTTTTCGCTGTCCGCTGGGACAACAGTTTCGGGTCAGGGTTCAGCTGGGGGATGCTATGGTGCAAGAGGATTTCATCAGCTAA
- a CDS encoding CHASE2 domain-containing protein produces MAQRILLNLGQGDWHTGFASVTAQLWENELPPIQFVGSLPPCPHLATQYQRWQQLYEAIYGSQSRWRRAPSPFEFESTTVTNVSHHEFETLCTSLHSELNQWLMATTFAPIERRLRTHLSAQAAIQVMLTAQAKSVLRFPWGLWQLFEDYPKAELSLSLPDYHRALKQTQGNPTGGVSILAVLGNDTDIDVETDRQILSQLPQAQVTLLAQPSLSELQHQLWEFCWDILFFAGHSTSQGQGYLQVNQTESLSIEQLKYALGRTIQNGLQLAILNSCDGLGLAWTLADLHLPQTIVMREPVPDAIAHQFLKGFLASFASGQPLYNAVREAREKLHGLSELGICAAWLPVIVQNPAEVPPTWSQLASQPVEVPTPMMLPQPKPARRRLGLGSLAVTVTILALRWAGILQPIELWTYDTLMRLRPTETPDSRLVVVTVDENDIQSQTSSDRRGSVADEILHQALTILAEGEPRTIGLDLYRDFPARDPALMAALGQPNLVGLCKSRDVTAGSVGISPPPELPNSQVGFSDFIEEPDGLVRRQLLTLTPDPVSPCTSPYGFATLVAIHYLQAEGVQPRFTAQGDLQIGNVVFPRLNQRTGGLQRMDNGGNQLLLNYRALSTPKQIAVTISLQELLGGQVNLERLRDRIVLIGITAPSGGDYWSTPYGAQGQTRTAGVFMQAQMISQLISAVEDGRPLIWVWPQWAETLCIALGVIAGSLLAWQWKSAKLALACVVTAIALIAIAWVTLLTGGWLPLLPTLLALNGSAWVTRTLE; encoded by the coding sequence ATGGCACAGCGCATTTTGCTCAATCTGGGCCAGGGGGATTGGCACACGGGCTTTGCCAGCGTCACTGCTCAGCTTTGGGAAAATGAGCTGCCCCCCATTCAGTTTGTGGGCAGTTTGCCGCCGTGCCCCCACCTAGCCACCCAGTATCAGCGCTGGCAGCAGCTTTATGAAGCGATCTACGGTAGCCAAAGCCGCTGGCGACGAGCTCCGTCGCCGTTTGAGTTTGAGTCGACGACGGTCACCAATGTTTCGCACCACGAGTTTGAAACCCTCTGCACTTCCCTGCACAGCGAGCTAAACCAGTGGTTAATGGCGACCACCTTTGCGCCCATCGAGCGCCGCCTGCGCACCCACCTCTCAGCTCAGGCGGCCATTCAAGTGATGCTCACCGCCCAAGCTAAATCGGTGCTGCGCTTTCCATGGGGGCTGTGGCAGCTGTTTGAAGACTATCCCAAAGCAGAACTTTCCCTCAGTCTGCCCGACTATCACCGCGCCCTCAAGCAGACCCAAGGCAACCCCACCGGGGGGGTCAGCATCCTGGCGGTGCTGGGCAACGACACCGATATCGATGTAGAAACGGATCGGCAGATTTTAAGCCAGTTGCCCCAGGCCCAGGTGACACTCTTGGCCCAGCCTAGCCTAAGCGAATTACAACACCAGCTGTGGGAATTCTGCTGGGACATTCTGTTTTTTGCCGGGCACAGCACCAGTCAAGGCCAGGGTTATCTACAGGTCAACCAAACAGAATCACTGTCCATTGAACAGCTCAAATACGCCCTGGGGCGCACGATTCAGAATGGCTTGCAGCTGGCCATTTTGAACTCCTGCGACGGGCTAGGGCTGGCCTGGACTCTGGCCGACCTGCACCTGCCCCAAACGATTGTGATGCGGGAGCCGGTACCCGATGCGATCGCGCACCAGTTCCTCAAAGGGTTTTTGGCCTCGTTCGCCAGCGGCCAGCCGCTCTACAATGCTGTGCGCGAAGCTCGGGAAAAGCTCCACGGCCTAAGCGAACTAGGAATCTGTGCCGCCTGGCTGCCGGTAATTGTGCAAAATCCGGCAGAAGTGCCCCCCACCTGGTCCCAGCTAGCGAGTCAGCCCGTGGAAGTTCCCACTCCGATGATGCTGCCTCAGCCAAAGCCTGCTCGGCGTCGACTGGGACTGGGCAGCCTGGCCGTCACAGTCACGATTTTAGCCCTGCGTTGGGCAGGCATTCTGCAACCGATCGAGCTGTGGACCTACGACACCTTGATGCGGTTGCGCCCAACCGAAACTCCTGACTCTCGCCTGGTGGTGGTGACGGTCGACGAAAACGACATCCAATCCCAAACTTCCTCAGACCGACGCGGTTCGGTGGCCGATGAGATTCTGCACCAAGCCCTGACCATTTTGGCTGAGGGAGAACCTCGGACCATTGGCCTTGACCTGTACCGCGACTTTCCGGCCCGTGATCCGGCGTTGATGGCAGCGCTGGGGCAGCCTAACCTGGTGGGGTTATGCAAAAGTCGGGATGTGACCGCAGGCTCGGTTGGCATCAGTCCGCCCCCAGAATTGCCCAACTCCCAGGTTGGCTTCAGTGATTTCATTGAAGAGCCTGACGGCCTTGTCAGGCGGCAGCTGCTGACCCTGACCCCAGATCCGGTTTCGCCCTGCACCTCGCCTTACGGCTTTGCCACATTGGTCGCCATTCACTATTTGCAAGCAGAGGGGGTGCAACCCAGGTTTACGGCCCAAGGCGATTTGCAAATTGGAAATGTGGTTTTCCCCCGACTAAACCAGCGCACGGGCGGGCTGCAACGCATGGACAATGGTGGCAACCAGCTGTTGCTTAATTACCGCGCCCTGTCGACCCCAAAGCAAATTGCGGTGACGATCTCACTTCAAGAGCTTCTGGGTGGTCAGGTGAATCTAGAGCGGCTGCGCGATCGCATTGTCTTAATCGGCATCACTGCTCCCAGCGGTGGCGACTACTGGTCAACCCCCTACGGTGCCCAGGGCCAGACGCGCACGGCGGGCGTGTTCATGCAGGCTCAGATGATCAGCCAACTAATCAGCGCTGTGGAGGACGGTCGGCCTCTGATCTGGGTCTGGCCACAGTGGGCTGAAACGCTGTGTATTGCGCTGGGGGTGATCGCCGGTAGTTTGCTCGCCTGGCAGTGGAAATCGGCCAAGCTGGCGCTGGCTTGTGTGGTGACAGCAATCGCGTTAATCGCGATCGCTTGGGTAACCCTGTTAACGGGGGGCTGGCTACCCCTGTTGCCGACCTTACTAGCTCTAAATGGCAGCGCATGGGTCACCCGGACGCTAGAGTGA
- a CDS encoding DUF928 domain-containing protein has translation MTARCGVKRSPLLSAIAVLGLAATIWLPLATLARAMPTPPDQGAPSGRQRGGASRGDCADYQGLTALVPVVDGIVWSQTHSPNPKFFFHVPKALTADIPLELVVQDSNDNYLFHRQFSVDAPSGILTIPLTSEGAGLMPGETYSWTFSIYCDLARPSAAVSVFGTIRRVADAAVPLSDTSPSTQPLKLAQQYAAAGLWHEAMGLTLSVAEPNNADYLATLTSLLELAGLADLSPAALVYEVPE, from the coding sequence ATGACAGCAAGATGCGGCGTAAAGCGATCGCCCCTATTATCTGCCATTGCCGTATTGGGGTTAGCCGCTACCATCTGGTTGCCCCTAGCCACCCTAGCCCGAGCGATGCCCACGCCTCCAGACCAGGGTGCACCGTCTGGTCGACAGCGGGGCGGCGCGTCTCGAGGCGACTGTGCAGACTATCAAGGCCTCACAGCCCTGGTACCGGTGGTAGATGGCATCGTCTGGAGCCAGACCCATAGCCCTAACCCCAAGTTTTTCTTCCATGTGCCAAAAGCTCTCACCGCCGACATTCCTCTAGAACTGGTGGTGCAAGATAGCAACGATAACTATCTATTTCATCGACAGTTCTCTGTCGATGCCCCATCTGGCATCCTTACCATACCGTTGACCTCCGAGGGGGCTGGTTTGATGCCTGGGGAAACCTACTCCTGGACGTTCTCAATTTACTGCGATCTGGCCCGTCCCTCAGCGGCGGTGTCTGTCTTTGGCACCATTCGGCGGGTCGCTGACGCTGCTGTGCCCCTGTCGGATACATCACCCTCCACTCAGCCGCTCAAGTTGGCCCAGCAGTATGCCGCCGCCGGGCTCTGGCACGAGGCCATGGGGCTGACTCTATCAGTGGCCGAGCCCAACAATGCCGACTATCTAGCTACCTTAACGTCTCTGCTAGAGTTGGCTGGACTAGCAGACCTCTCGCCAGCGGCCTTGGTATATGAGGTGCCTGAGTGA
- a CDS encoding filamentous hemagglutinin N-terminal domain-containing protein, with the protein MGIYQLDVIRTICPLVTGAGFVLLAMVLSPPLVQAQVTPDATLPLEGSTVTSDGTTYQITGGATRGSNLFHSFEQFSVPAGTTAVFVNADNIANILSRVTGSTPSDLQGTIQAGGNANLFLINPAGMVFGPNARLDIGGSFLASTGEGLQFENGFVYSTANPEVPPLLTISAPIGLNLSNALGNIAVVGANLSVAADQTLALVGGEVSLTGAQLAAPGGRLQIGSGQQASELGLTVDRSGFEVNFGGISRAGNIQLSNRSVLNASGRGGGAIALQGQAITLANQSALLSDTLGDQDGRGVQIVADQFRLLDSSYIGAATSGSGAGSSIDVTANDIEIVGTAIANYKLVEFKIFLGARQISDREIGGIAATTVAAGRAGDISLNARNILIDEGVLVSTESFGTGNGGDIDITATESLSLTGSGLLGGSRVSGIPVLTLEGTPSGLATGGIPAGSGGNININTARLTIAGNGAIGVGTQSDQDSGNLVINATESVTLQGGSVEPYIFPTQITTISLGGSGAAGDIQITTGRLALLDGALMFADSGVRTVAGIIPLGGPAGNVTITATESVDIIGSQPLGASLLSSTVRSRTFTDAPAGSVQITTPNLTLRDGGQVTSATLNEGAGGAITIDAENIFVSGAASEDADSISGIFANSGTELLVSFNTGAVESVPASGAGGAITIKANTLTVQDTAEVTVGSFGSGEAGNLAITANAIRLANNGRLTATTTSDRGGNITLTANTLTLDNSSITASSERGDGGNLTFNLRDFLLLRNGGLISTEAGTAGAGGNGGNINLNLPNGFIVAVPIENSDIRANAFEGDGGSVTITAQNLLGISFRPDVLDTPLSDITASSRFGNSGTVTINELAPDVAQDEVALPTETAPTALAQGCRAQGAQAGSFVVTGRGGLPTNPADLLSADAVWQDLAPISIGESNTDRSFDAPMPAMTAPDALMVEAQSWTRAEDGTITLLANATASPDYFVPRVNCSGE; encoded by the coding sequence ATGGGAATTTATCAACTAGATGTGATTCGCACCATTTGTCCTTTGGTCACAGGGGCAGGGTTTGTGCTTCTAGCAATGGTTTTGAGTCCCCCTCTAGTGCAGGCTCAGGTGACTCCAGACGCTACCCTACCATTAGAGGGCTCCACCGTTACCTCTGACGGCACCACCTATCAGATCACTGGGGGGGCGACCAGGGGCAGCAACCTATTCCACAGTTTTGAGCAGTTTTCGGTGCCCGCTGGCACTACAGCGGTGTTTGTTAACGCTGACAACATCGCCAACATCCTCAGTCGCGTCACGGGCAGTACCCCGTCAGATCTTCAGGGTACGATTCAGGCGGGGGGTAACGCCAACCTGTTTTTAATCAATCCGGCAGGTATGGTGTTCGGACCCAATGCCCGTTTGGATATTGGCGGCTCTTTTTTGGCTAGCACGGGGGAAGGGCTGCAGTTTGAGAATGGATTTGTCTACAGTACTGCCAATCCTGAGGTGCCGCCGCTGTTGACCATCAGCGCTCCCATCGGTCTCAACCTGAGCAATGCTCTAGGGAATATAGCGGTGGTCGGGGCAAACCTATCCGTTGCTGCCGACCAAACTCTGGCGCTAGTAGGCGGTGAAGTCTCTTTAACGGGAGCCCAGTTAGCGGCTCCTGGTGGACGGCTGCAAATTGGCAGTGGGCAACAGGCCAGTGAGTTAGGCCTCACAGTTGATCGGTCAGGATTTGAGGTGAACTTTGGTGGGATCAGCAGGGCTGGCAATATTCAACTGTCTAATCGGTCGGTCCTAAATGCTAGCGGCAGGGGTGGGGGTGCGATCGCACTCCAGGGACAAGCAATTACTTTGGCGAACCAGTCAGCCCTCCTTTCCGATACGCTGGGAGACCAAGATGGTCGTGGAGTTCAAATTGTCGCCGACCAGTTCCGATTACTGGATAGCTCCTACATCGGCGCGGCTACCTCAGGCAGCGGAGCGGGTAGCAGTATTGACGTTACGGCTAACGATATTGAAATTGTTGGGACTGCGATCGCGAACTACAAACTTGTAGAGTTTAAGATTTTTCTGGGCGCCAGGCAAATCAGCGATCGGGAGATTGGCGGTATTGCTGCCACAACGGTAGCCGCGGGGCGAGCCGGAGACATTTCCCTGAATGCTCGAAACATCCTGATCGATGAAGGCGTTTTGGTCTCAACGGAGTCGTTTGGCACAGGTAACGGCGGCGATATTGACATTACGGCAACAGAGTCGCTCAGCCTGACGGGGTCTGGGCTGTTGGGGGGCAGTCGAGTGTCCGGAATTCCCGTACTCACCCTCGAAGGCACCCCCAGTGGACTCGCTACCGGCGGCATCCCCGCCGGTAGCGGGGGCAATATCAATATCAACACAGCTCGACTCACCATTGCCGGTAACGGTGCCATTGGAGTCGGCACCCAAAGCGATCAAGACTCGGGCAATCTTGTGATTAACGCCACGGAGTCGGTGACCTTGCAAGGCGGCAGCGTCGAGCCCTATATCTTCCCGACCCAGATCACCACAATCTCCCTAGGGGGTAGCGGGGCCGCAGGGGATATTCAAATCACCACCGGGCGTCTAGCACTGCTGGATGGAGCCTTGATGTTTGCCGACTCAGGGGTTAGAACCGTGGCTGGAATCATTCCGTTGGGTGGCCCCGCAGGCAATGTCACCATTACCGCCACTGAATCGGTCGATATCATTGGCAGTCAACCCCTAGGCGCGAGTCTATTGTCAAGCACGGTTCGATCTAGAACCTTTACTGATGCACCAGCTGGCAGTGTCCAAATCACCACCCCCAATCTGACTTTGCGAGACGGAGGGCAAGTGACCAGCGCCACTCTAAATGAAGGGGCAGGCGGTGCCATTACTATCGATGCCGAAAATATATTTGTCTCAGGCGCTGCCAGCGAAGACGCCGATAGCATCAGCGGTATTTTTGCCAATTCAGGGACTGAACTCCTGGTTTCCTTCAACACCGGGGCGGTTGAGTCTGTACCCGCGAGCGGAGCAGGGGGAGCCATCACGATTAAGGCAAACACGCTAACCGTGCAAGACACCGCTGAGGTCACAGTCGGCAGTTTTGGCTCAGGGGAGGCCGGTAACCTTGCCATTACTGCTAATGCTATCCGTCTAGCTAACAATGGCAGACTGACCGCCACGACAACCTCCGACAGAGGAGGCAATATCACGCTCACCGCCAACACTCTGACTTTAGACAACAGCAGCATTACCGCGAGTTCCGAAAGGGGCGATGGTGGCAACCTGACCTTTAATCTTCGAGATTTTCTCCTGCTGAGAAATGGCGGCCTGATTTCGACCGAAGCTGGTACCGCCGGGGCCGGAGGTAACGGCGGCAACATTAACCTCAACCTGCCCAACGGCTTCATCGTGGCTGTGCCGATTGAAAATAGCGACATTCGTGCCAATGCTTTCGAGGGTGACGGCGGCAGCGTCACGATCACAGCCCAGAATCTGTTGGGCATTTCGTTTCGGCCCGATGTGCTCGATACACCGCTGAGCGACATCACAGCCAGTTCTCGTTTTGGCAACAGCGGCACGGTCACTATCAATGAACTTGCCCCCGATGTTGCCCAGGATGAGGTAGCGCTCCCCACTGAAACAGCCCCCACCGCCTTGGCCCAAGGCTGTCGCGCTCAGGGAGCGCAAGCGGGTAGCTTTGTTGTTACTGGACGTGGGGGATTACCTACAAACCCCGCTGACCTGCTCAGCGCCGATGCCGTCTGGCAAGATTTGGCCCCAATTTCTATTGGTGAGAGCAATACCGATCGCTCCTTTGATGCCCCTATGCCTGCCATGACCGCTCCTGATGCCCTTATGGTTGAAGCCCAAAGTTGGACTCGGGCTGAGGACGGCACGATCACGCTGCTGGCTAACGCTACGGCATCGCCAGATTATTTTGTGCCACGGGTAAATTGTTCGGGTGAATGA